Proteins encoded by one window of Sphaerodactylus townsendi isolate TG3544 linkage group LG02, MPM_Stown_v2.3, whole genome shotgun sequence:
- the SMTNL1 gene encoding smoothelin-like protein 1 translates to MEAEGTNEQEEVHNSDGLGQTEDSGEVQTEKKEDSEAGKAEAVGREAEGEAGETEPADYLAEGEGEAGEAEAAGSDAKNENQPVEKALGDEEVQGPETTEKVKGESKTSQEGQAEIEDKVAVGVSGTEPKEEACRNLEDLQEKEEKAGTVENISSIPHSEGQTGNTSDEPLSPEPGDEEEYWPEVSASSPEEGPESPTGLKSPEEGGTPSDTTAAETATPQMTSTEAASTGDQEKHPAAERAATAKEKRKRPAFDRRELTRQRMPPRATSRKAIVEKFGGATSGPAPNIRKMGGANSVKNMLLEWCRAKTRGYEHTDIQNFSSSWSSGMAFCALIHKFFPDSFDYSALDPSKRRENFALAFSTAERLADCAQLLDVEDMVRMSVPDAKCIYTYIQELYRSLVQKGLVKTKKQ, encoded by the exons ATGGAAGCTGAAGGCACCAATGAGCAGGAGGAGGTCCACAACAGTGATGGCCTAGGGCAAACAGAAGACTCAGGAGAGGTTCagacagagaagaaggaagacAGTGAGGCAGGGAAAGCAGAGGCTGTTGGACGTGAGGCTGAGGGAGAGGCAGGAGAAACAGAACCTGCTGATTATTTAGCTGAGGGAGAGGGTGAGGCTGGGGAAGCTGAGGCTGCTGGGAGTGATGCCAAGAATGAAAATCAGCCAGTAGAAAAGGCTTTGGGGGATGAGGAGGTACAGGGACCTGAAACTACAGAGAAAGTGAAGGGAGAAAGCAAAACCAGCCAAGAAGGCCAGGCAGAGATTGAAGATAAGGTGGCTGTGGGTGTATCTGGAACAGAGCCCAAGGAAGAAGCTTGTAGAAACCTAGAAGATctgcaggagaaggaagaaaaagctgGCACCGTGGAAAATATTTCCAGCATCCCACACAGTGAG GGCCAAACAGGTAACACTTCAGATGAGCCTCTCTCACCAGAGCCAGGGGATGAAGAAGAGTACTGGCCAGAAGTCTCTGCAAGCTCTCCTGAGGAAGGTCCAGAAAGCCCTACAGGACTCAAAAGCCCGGAGGAAG GAGGCACCCCTTCAGACACTACAGCTGCAGAAACTGCTACTCCGCAAATGACCAG TACTGAAGCAGCCTCAACGGGGGATCAAGAGAAGCACCCTGCAGCTGAGCGGGCAGCCACTgccaaggagaaaaggaaaaggccTGCATTTGACCGACGGGAACTAACCAGGCAACGTATGCCACCCAGAGCTACGTCCCGCAAAGCCATTGTAGAGAAGTTTGGAGG GGCAACCAGTGGTCCTGCCCCCAATATTAGGAAGATGGGAGGTGCAAACAGTGTGAAGAACATGTTGTTGGAGTGGTGCAGGGCCAAGACTCGTGGATATGAG CACACAGATATCCAGAACTTTTCCTCCAGTTGGAGCAGCGGCATGGCCTTCTGTGCCCTCATCCACAAATTCTTCCCGGACTCTTTTGACTATTCTGCTCTTGACCCATCAAAGCGCAGAGAAAACTTTGCCTTGGCCTTCTCCACTGCCGA AAGGCTTGCAGACTGTGCTCAGCTTTTGGATGTGGAGGATATGGTGCGCATGAGTGTCCCTGATGCCAAATGTATCTACACCTATATCCAGGAGCTTTATCGCAGCCTAGTACAGAAAGGCCTTGTGAAGACTAAGAAGCAGTGA
- the TIMM10 gene encoding mitochondrial import inner membrane translocase subunit Tim10: protein MDPLRAQQLAAELEVEMMADMYNRMTSACHRKCVPPHYKEAELSKGESVCLDRCVAKYLDIHERMGKKLTELSMQDEELMKRMQQGAGTA from the exons ATGGATCCTCTGAGGGCGCAGCAGCTGGCAGCTGAGCTGGAAGTAGAGATGATGGCTGATATGTACAACAG AATGACCAGTGCCTGCCATCGCAAATGTGTGCCTCCACACTACAAGGAGGCTGAGCTGTCAAAGGGGGAGTCGGTGTGTTTGGATCGTTGTGTCGCTAAGTATTTGGATATCCATGAACGCATGGGCAAGAAATTGACAGAGCTCTCAATGCAGGATGAAGAACTGATGAAGAGGATGCAGCAAGGGGCTGGGACAGCATAA